Proteins encoded together in one Catellatospora citrea window:
- a CDS encoding acetate kinase produces MKILVLNCGSASVKWGLYADGKSVDGGLIERVTDCAQAVREVIFSADVSDLDGIGHRVVHGGLRFSTPTLIDDEVLEAVTRLVPLAPLHNPVNLEGIKIAREMLPGVPQVAVFDTAFHRTIPPAQAMYAIDVEVAQENGIARYGFHGTSHEYVSRRTAELLGRDPAEVNVITLHLGNGASACAVRGGRSVATSMGLSPLEGLVMGSRSGNIDPAVVFHLHRVAGMSFEAIDDLLNQRSGLKGLCGDNDMREVLRRRDEGDAAAELAFDVYCERVKMYVGGYYALLGRVDAITFTAGVGENAAPVRAASLSDLGALGIVVDAARNGSAARGERLISPDGAFPAVCVVPTDEELEIANQTAELLAR; encoded by the coding sequence ATGAAGATCCTGGTCCTGAACTGCGGCTCGGCCTCGGTGAAGTGGGGCCTGTACGCCGACGGCAAGTCCGTCGACGGCGGGCTGATCGAGCGGGTCACCGACTGCGCCCAGGCGGTGCGTGAGGTGATCTTCTCGGCGGACGTGTCCGACCTGGACGGCATCGGGCACCGGGTGGTGCACGGCGGGCTGCGCTTCTCCACGCCGACGCTCATCGACGACGAGGTGCTGGAGGCGGTCACCCGGCTGGTCCCGCTGGCGCCGCTGCACAACCCGGTCAACCTGGAGGGCATCAAGATCGCCCGGGAGATGCTGCCCGGGGTGCCCCAGGTCGCCGTCTTCGACACGGCGTTCCACCGGACCATCCCGCCGGCGCAGGCGATGTACGCCATCGACGTCGAGGTGGCCCAGGAGAACGGCATCGCCCGCTACGGCTTCCACGGCACCTCCCACGAGTACGTCTCGCGCCGCACCGCCGAACTGCTCGGCCGGGACCCGGCCGAGGTCAACGTGATCACGCTGCACCTGGGCAACGGGGCGAGCGCCTGCGCGGTGCGCGGCGGGCGCAGCGTCGCCACCAGCATGGGCCTGAGCCCGCTGGAGGGCCTGGTGATGGGCAGCCGCAGCGGCAACATCGACCCCGCCGTGGTGTTCCACCTGCACCGCGTCGCCGGGATGTCCTTCGAGGCCATCGACGACCTGCTGAACCAGCGCAGCGGCCTGAAGGGCCTGTGCGGCGACAACGACATGCGCGAGGTGCTGCGGCGGCGCGACGAGGGCGACGCCGCGGCCGAGCTGGCCTTCGACGTGTACTGCGAGCGCGTCAAGATGTACGTCGGCGGCTACTACGCCCTGCTGGGCCGGGTCGACGCGATCACCTTCACCGCGGGCGTGGGCGAGAACGCCGCCCCCGTCCGGGCGGCGTCGCTGTCCGACCTCGGCGCGCTGGGCATCGTGGTGGACGCCGCGCGCAACGGGTCCGCCGCGCGGGGCGAGCGCCTGATCTCGCCCGACGGCGCGTTCCCGGCGGTCTGCGTCGTGCCCACCGACGAGGAGCTCGAGATCGCGAACCAGACCGCGGAGCTGCTGGCCCGCTGA
- the pta gene encoding phosphate acetyltransferase: protein MARGVYVTGVEAGGGKSAVALGLAELLSRRVRRLGVFRPLTREDDDADPVVALLGSRYGTIGATGPSYQHASALLGAHRVDDLVGEILEHYHQLERSCDAVIIVGTDFGRTLGEGRDEPALPEELQLNLRIAGELGASVLPVVNGHGRDAGDIADAVRAAYYACDELPVLAVIANRVAAAASGRLPLLPVPVYAVPQLPAIAAPTVAEVAAALHATPVHGATPSALARDVVSAVVGAASVPTFLEHLRDNCLVVTPGDRADLIVATFAAHLGGQAAVSGLLLTLGVEPDPRVVALVSRFRVELPVFTVPSDSYDTVAALTGLEGRLRGDNQRKVDAALGLFESHVDTIELAGRLDLSQPDRVTPLMFEYELIERARADRRHVVLPEGVEERILRAAEALNRRGVCDLTLLGPVDQLEQRVRELGLDLGDTRLVNPADSRWRSEFAAEYARMRAHKGMTRDIAYDLMTNVNYFGTMMVHTGRADAMVSGAVHPTADTIRPAFEIIKTQPGVGVASSVFFMCLADHVLVYGDCAINPDPTPEQLADIALSSAETAARFGVEPRVAMLSYSTGGSGQGAEVDKVALATKLVRERRPDLPVEGPIQYDAAVDPSVAATKLPGSEVAGRATVLIFPDLNTGNNTYKAVQRSAGAVAVGPVMQGLRKPVNDLSRGATVRDIISTVAITAIQSQVVS, encoded by the coding sequence GTGGCTCGTGGCGTATATGTGACCGGCGTCGAGGCGGGCGGCGGCAAGTCCGCGGTGGCGCTGGGCCTCGCGGAACTGCTCAGCCGACGGGTACGCAGGCTGGGCGTGTTCCGCCCGCTCACCCGCGAGGACGACGACGCCGACCCGGTCGTGGCCCTGCTGGGCAGCCGGTACGGCACCATCGGCGCGACGGGGCCGAGCTACCAGCACGCCTCCGCCCTGCTGGGCGCGCACCGGGTCGACGACCTGGTCGGCGAGATCCTGGAGCACTACCACCAGCTGGAGCGCAGCTGCGACGCGGTGATCATCGTGGGCACCGACTTCGGCCGTACCCTCGGCGAGGGGCGTGACGAGCCGGCGCTGCCCGAGGAACTGCAGCTCAACCTGCGTATCGCGGGCGAGCTCGGCGCTTCGGTGCTGCCGGTGGTGAACGGGCACGGCCGGGACGCCGGGGACATCGCCGACGCGGTGCGGGCGGCCTACTACGCCTGCGACGAGCTGCCGGTGCTGGCCGTCATCGCCAACCGGGTGGCCGCGGCCGCGAGCGGACGCCTCCCGCTGCTGCCGGTGCCGGTGTACGCCGTCCCCCAGTTGCCCGCCATCGCCGCCCCCACGGTCGCCGAGGTGGCCGCGGCGCTGCACGCGACGCCGGTGCACGGCGCGACCCCGAGCGCGCTGGCCCGCGACGTGGTCAGCGCCGTCGTCGGGGCGGCCTCGGTGCCCACGTTCCTGGAGCACCTGCGGGACAACTGCCTGGTGGTGACGCCCGGCGACCGGGCCGACCTGATCGTGGCCACGTTCGCCGCGCACCTGGGCGGCCAGGCGGCGGTGTCCGGCCTGCTGCTGACGCTGGGCGTGGAGCCCGACCCGCGGGTGGTGGCGCTGGTGAGCCGGTTCCGGGTGGAGTTGCCGGTCTTCACGGTGCCCTCCGACAGCTACGACACCGTCGCCGCGCTGACCGGCTTGGAGGGCCGCCTGCGCGGCGACAACCAGCGCAAGGTGGACGCCGCGCTGGGCCTGTTCGAGTCGCACGTGGACACCATCGAGCTGGCCGGGCGGCTGGACCTGAGCCAGCCCGACCGGGTCACCCCGCTGATGTTCGAGTACGAGCTGATCGAGCGCGCCCGCGCCGACCGCCGCCACGTGGTGCTGCCGGAGGGCGTCGAGGAGCGGATCCTGCGCGCCGCCGAGGCGCTCAACCGCCGCGGCGTGTGCGACCTGACCCTGCTCGGCCCGGTCGACCAGCTCGAGCAGCGGGTCCGCGAGCTGGGCCTGGACCTGGGCGACACCAGGCTGGTCAACCCCGCGGATTCGCGCTGGCGGTCCGAGTTCGCCGCCGAGTACGCGCGGATGCGCGCGCACAAGGGCATGACCCGCGACATCGCGTACGACCTGATGACGAACGTGAACTACTTCGGCACGATGATGGTGCACACCGGGCGCGCCGACGCGATGGTCTCCGGCGCGGTGCACCCGACCGCGGACACCATCCGGCCCGCCTTCGAGATCATCAAGACGCAGCCGGGCGTGGGCGTCGCCTCCAGCGTGTTCTTCATGTGCCTGGCCGACCACGTGCTGGTGTACGGCGACTGCGCGATCAACCCGGACCCGACGCCCGAGCAGCTCGCCGACATCGCGCTGTCCTCGGCCGAGACGGCGGCCCGGTTCGGGGTGGAGCCGCGGGTGGCCATGCTGTCCTACTCGACCGGCGGCTCGGGGCAGGGCGCCGAGGTGGACAAGGTGGCGCTGGCCACCAAGCTGGTCCGCGAGCGCCGCCCGGACCTGCCGGTGGAGGGCCCGATCCAGTACGACGCCGCGGTCGACCCGAGCGTCGCCGCGACCAAGCTGCCCGGCAGCGAGGTGGCCGGCCGGGCCACCGTGCTGATCTTCCCGGACCTGAACACCGGCAACAACACGTACAAGGCCGTGCAGCGCTCGGCGGGCGCAGTCGCGGTGGGCCCGGTCATGCAGGGCCTGCGCAAGCCGGTCAACGACCTGTCCCGGGGCGCGACGGTGCGCGACATCATCTCCACGGTGGCCATCACGGCCATCCAGTCGCAGGTGGTCTCATGA
- a CDS encoding DUF6104 family protein, whose translation MYFTDRGIEELVERRGDEQVTLEWLAERLRDFIDLNPEFETPVERFATWLARLDEDDE comes from the coding sequence ATGTACTTCACCGACCGCGGCATCGAGGAGCTGGTCGAGCGTCGGGGCGACGAGCAGGTCACCCTGGAGTGGCTGGCCGAGCGGCTGCGCGACTTCATCGACCTGAACCCCGAGTTCGAGACCCCCGTCGAGCGCTTCGCCACCTGGCTGGCCCGCCTCGACGAGGACGACGAGTAG